One genomic region from Microaerobacter geothermalis encodes:
- the prmC gene encoding peptide chain release factor N(5)-glutamine methyltransferase produces the protein MDRTKKATIREALKWASSRLQNNNIPEAEISAEVLLRYILEIDRTRLFMSLNQPLTSEDWYKFEDVVNRRSSGEPLQYIVGWQEFYGLPFKVNRDVLIPRPETEVLVEEICKASKRTWQGTSDHALVAADIGTGSGAIAVSLARMNRRWNIIAVDMSLSALQVARENAVLNGVERQISFFHGDLLQPIKQQGIKLDILVSNPPYIPTKEVELLHPQVKKFEPIRALDGGETGLYFYQRLIEDLPHVMKEPGLVGFEVGMGQADQVVNALGQWKKIKKIEKIKDLQGIERVVLASI, from the coding sequence ATGGACAGAACTAAGAAAGCAACAATACGGGAAGCCCTGAAATGGGCTTCTTCCCGTTTACAAAACAATAACATTCCTGAAGCGGAAATATCAGCAGAGGTCCTATTGCGATACATTCTAGAAATAGATAGGACCCGCCTTTTCATGTCCTTAAATCAACCATTAACTTCTGAGGATTGGTACAAATTTGAAGATGTAGTGAACAGGCGGTCATCGGGAGAGCCCCTTCAATACATTGTTGGTTGGCAGGAATTTTACGGATTGCCCTTTAAGGTAAATCGGGATGTACTAATCCCTAGACCGGAAACTGAAGTGTTGGTGGAAGAGATTTGCAAAGCAAGTAAGCGTACTTGGCAGGGCACTTCCGATCATGCCTTGGTGGCGGCAGATATTGGCACAGGAAGTGGAGCCATTGCCGTATCCCTTGCCCGGATGAACAGAAGATGGAATATCATCGCCGTGGATATGTCATTATCAGCCCTTCAGGTAGCCAGAGAAAACGCAGTTTTAAATGGAGTTGAGCGACAGATCTCCTTTTTCCATGGGGACTTGCTTCAGCCGATTAAACAACAGGGAATCAAACTGGATATCTTAGTATCCAATCCCCCCTATATTCCGACGAAAGAGGTAGAACTTCTTCATCCTCAAGTAAAGAAATTTGAGCCCATAAGGGCTTTAGATGGAGGAGAAACGGGACTTTATTTTTATCAGAGATTAATTGAAGACTTACCCCATGTGATGAAGGAACCCGGACTTGTTGGCTTTGAAGTGGGTATGGGACAAGCAGATCAGGTGGTCAACGCATTAGGCCAATGGAAAAAAATAAAAAAAATAGAGAAAATCAAAGATTTACAGGGGATTGAAAGAGTCGTCCTAGCCAGTATATAA
- the prfA gene encoding peptide chain release factor 1, whose translation MLQRLEGVVERYEQLSQLLCDPEVVSDPKKLREYSKEQSSLEETVTVYREYKNVVKQLTEAKAMLEEKLDEEMRELVKEEIGELSEQKEQLEEKLKILLLPKDPNDDKNVIVEIRGAAGGEEAALFAADLYRMYSRFAERNGYKTELLEANYTDIGGFKEVIFSVQGKGAYSKLKYESGAHRVQRIPTTESGGRIHTSTSTVAVLPEAEEVEVEINENDIRIDTFCSSGPGGQSVNTTKSAVRITHIPTGMVVSCQDEKSQIKNREKAMRVLRARLYEKYQQEAMAQYADNRKTQVGTGDRSERIRTYNFPQSRVTDHRIGLTLHKLDAVMDGELDEIIDALTIAEQTELLKKAQ comes from the coding sequence TTGCTGCAACGCTTGGAAGGTGTAGTGGAACGGTATGAGCAATTAAGCCAACTGTTATGTGATCCCGAAGTGGTTAGCGATCCTAAGAAATTAAGGGAATATTCGAAGGAACAATCCAGTTTGGAAGAAACGGTTACCGTTTATCGTGAATATAAAAATGTGGTTAAGCAGTTAACCGAGGCAAAAGCCATGCTGGAAGAAAAATTGGATGAAGAAATGCGGGAACTGGTCAAAGAGGAAATAGGCGAACTCTCTGAACAAAAAGAGCAGCTGGAGGAAAAACTAAAAATTCTCCTCTTGCCCAAAGATCCCAATGATGACAAGAACGTCATTGTGGAAATCCGCGGTGCTGCTGGCGGAGAAGAAGCCGCCTTGTTTGCTGCAGATCTTTACCGGATGTATTCCCGTTTTGCGGAGAGAAACGGTTACAAAACCGAATTATTGGAGGCCAATTATACAGATATTGGTGGCTTTAAAGAGGTGATATTCTCCGTACAGGGAAAAGGCGCATACAGCAAGCTGAAATATGAAAGCGGCGCCCATCGAGTGCAGCGGATTCCGACTACAGAGTCAGGGGGTCGAATTCATACCTCCACCTCTACGGTGGCCGTTTTGCCAGAAGCGGAAGAGGTGGAAGTAGAAATCAATGAAAATGATATCCGTATTGATACATTCTGTTCCAGCGGGCCTGGGGGGCAAAGTGTCAATACCACGAAATCTGCAGTGAGGATTACGCATATCCCCACAGGGATGGTTGTGTCCTGTCAGGATGAAAAATCCCAGATTAAGAACAGAGAGAAGGCCATGAGGGTTCTTCGTGCCCGACTTTATGAAAAGTATCAGCAGGAAGCCATGGCTCAATATGCTGACAATCGGAAAACTCAAGTAGGAACGGGTGACCGCAGTGAAAGAATAAGAACCTATAATTTCCCTCAAAGCCGGGTAACCGACCACCGCATTGGTTTAACACTGCATAAATTAGACGCCGTGATGGACGGGGAATTGGATGAAATCATCGATGCCCTGACCATTGCTGAGCAAACCGAATTACTGAAAAAGGCGCAATAA
- a CDS encoding YhcN/YlaJ family sporulation lipoprotein, translating into MHHKPWLLVVLAGWMVFALAACAPANQGALPENRDQVDIESPGNRYDVKNYNPNLFTAPGYKQNNEDLADSIADRVAKVRGVDDATVIISGGNVYVGLQVNDTVTIDHINRIENQARALVNQTLPGYDIYVSTDDSLFGRLRSIGNGMRFNDRDTERELTTIRGHMGTASRGGTFTNNIP; encoded by the coding sequence TTGCATCATAAACCATGGTTGTTAGTCGTTTTAGCTGGATGGATGGTTTTTGCACTTGCTGCCTGTGCCCCCGCCAATCAAGGAGCCCTGCCGGAAAACCGGGATCAAGTGGATATTGAATCCCCTGGAAACCGGTATGATGTAAAAAACTATAATCCCAATTTGTTTACCGCTCCTGGTTATAAGCAGAATAACGAAGATTTGGCGGACTCCATCGCTGACCGGGTAGCTAAGGTCAGAGGAGTAGATGATGCAACTGTCATTATTTCTGGAGGCAATGTGTATGTTGGATTGCAAGTGAATGATACCGTAACCATCGACCATATCAATCGCATCGAAAATCAAGCGAGGGCCCTCGTCAACCAAACCCTCCCAGGATACGACATCTATGTCTCCACCGATGACAGTTTATTTGGCCGTCTTCGGTCCATCGGAAATGGCATGAGGTTTAACGATAGAGATACGGAGCGTGAATTAACCACTATCCGCGGCCATATGGGAACTGCCAGCCGCGGAGGGACATTCACGAATAACATTCCGTAA